A part of Campylobacter magnus genomic DNA contains:
- the ung gene encoding uracil-DNA glycosylase: MSITLENIKIEPSWKEALKAEFLSPYFSELKAKLLQAKATHKVYPPSNLIFNAFNLTPFNAVKCVILGQDPYINEGEAMGLSFSVPKGVKIPPSLKNIFKELSSDVNIETSGFCGDLSPWARQGVLLLNATLSVNAGASNSHSTFGWQVFTDAVISTLSQQKEHLVFMLWGNFAKSKASLIDSSKHLVLCAAHPSPLARGAFFGSRPFSKCNAYLQNHGISPINWDLKGEL, translated from the coding sequence ATCTCTATAACACTTGAAAATATCAAAATCGAGCCAAGCTGGAAAGAGGCTTTAAAGGCTGAGTTTTTAAGCCCTTATTTTAGCGAGCTAAAAGCAAAATTACTACAAGCAAAAGCCACGCACAAAGTCTATCCACCAAGCAATCTAATCTTTAATGCTTTTAATCTAACGCCATTTAACGCTGTAAAATGCGTGATTTTAGGGCAAGATCCGTATATTAACGAAGGCGAGGCGATGGGGCTAAGCTTTTCTGTGCCAAAGGGCGTGAAAATCCCACCAAGTCTTAAAAATATCTTTAAAGAGCTTAGTAGCGACGTAAACATTGAAACTAGCGGCTTTTGCGGCGATTTATCACCTTGGGCAAGGCAAGGAGTGCTGCTGCTAAATGCCACTTTGAGCGTAAATGCTGGGGCTAGCAATTCTCATAGCACTTTTGGCTGGCAGGTCTTTACAGACGCTGTGATAAGCACTCTAAGCCAGCAAAAAGAACACCTAGTTTTCATGCTTTGGGGGAATTTTGCTAAAAGCAAAGCAAGTTTGATTGATAGCTCTAAGCATTTAGTGCTTTGCGCTGCTCACCCTAGCCCACTAGCAAGAGGCGCATTTTTTGGCTCAAGGCCTTTTTCAAAGTGTAATGCCTACTTACAAAATCACGGAATTTCCCCTATAAACTGGGATTTAAAAGGAGAGTTATGA
- a CDS encoding saccharopine dehydrogenase family protein codes for MKHLLIIGAGGVSRVATVKSAMTMAKGEAFSKITLASRTKSKCDEIAAFIKERVGVDIATAEVNADDTAAVASLIKEIKADLLLNLALPYQDLTLMDACLKAGIPYIDTANYEHPDTAHFEYKEQWARHDKFKDAGLMALLGSGFDPGVTNVFCAYAKQNLFDEITEIDILDCNAGDHGYPFATNFNPEINLREVSAKGRYYENGKWIETEPLSEHFSWDYPKVGERESYLMYHEELESLVKNIPSLKRIRFFMTFGESYLRHMKCLENVGMLRIDEVEHNGVKIVPIQFLKTLLPDPATLGARTKGRTNIGCVISGTKGGKPRKVYIYNVCQHEDCYAETGAQAVSYTTGVPAMIGAKLVAKGIWAGKGVFNMEEFEAKPFMDELNANGLPWEMIEMPC; via the coding sequence ATGAAACACTTACTAATAATCGGCGCAGGTGGCGTCTCGCGCGTAGCTACGGTAAAATCAGCAATGACTATGGCAAAGGGCGAGGCTTTTTCTAAAATCACGCTAGCAAGCAGAACAAAGAGCAAATGCGATGAAATAGCCGCTTTCATAAAAGAGCGAGTGGGCGTGGATATAGCCACAGCCGAGGTTAATGCTGATGATACAGCCGCAGTCGCAAGCCTTATTAAAGAAATAAAAGCTGATTTACTGCTAAATCTAGCTTTGCCTTATCAAGACCTTACTTTGATGGATGCTTGCTTAAAGGCTGGAATTCCTTACATTGACACCGCAAACTACGAGCATCCTGATACTGCGCACTTTGAGTATAAAGAGCAGTGGGCAAGACATGATAAGTTTAAGGACGCTGGTCTCATGGCTTTGCTTGGCTCTGGCTTTGATCCAGGTGTTACAAATGTGTTTTGTGCGTATGCTAAGCAAAATCTTTTTGATGAGATAACTGAGATTGATATATTAGATTGTAACGCAGGCGATCACGGATATCCTTTTGCTACAAACTTCAATCCTGAAATAAACCTGCGTGAAGTAAGCGCAAAAGGCCGCTACTACGAAAATGGCAAGTGGATAGAAACTGAGCCTCTAAGCGAGCATTTTAGCTGGGATTATCCAAAGGTCGGTGAGCGTGAGAGCTATTTGATGTATCACGAAGAGTTAGAGAGCCTTGTTAAAAATATCCCAAGCTTAAAAAGAATTCGCTTTTTTATGACCTTTGGCGAGAGTTATTTGCGCCATATGAAATGCCTAGAAAATGTCGGTATGCTTCGCATTGACGAAGTCGAGCATAATGGCGTAAAAATCGTGCCTATTCAGTTTTTAAAGACCTTACTACCTGATCCTGCCACGCTTGGCGCAAGGACTAAGGGCCGCACAAACATAGGCTGCGTGATAAGTGGCACCAAGGGCGGCAAACCTCGCAAAGTCTATATCTACAATGTCTGCCAGCACGAAGACTGCTATGCTGAAACTGGCGCGCAGGCTGTAAGCTACACTACTGGCGTGCCTGCGATGATAGGCGCAAAGCTAGTAGCAAAGGGCATTTGGGCAGGCAAGGGTGTATTTAACATGGAAGAGTTTGAAGCAAAGCCATTTATGGACGAGCTAAACGCAAATGGCTTGCCGTGGGAAATGATTGAAATGCCTTGCTAA
- a CDS encoding UbiX family flavin prenyltransferase has translation MKIIVGISGASSVHLGIRAANEILAAGHEVCAIISDGARVTFKSEKAWEYLGNSRIPKENLGNSRILNDNLGNSRIPNENFLQIEEFLHEKIDIQSNMSDAAASGSSGYEAMIIAPCSSNTLAKVAAGICDNLLLRAAAVMLKEQRKLIIAPREMPFSPLSIKHMSELSGLGVMFAPPMIAHYSKPLSLNDAENFIIGKWLDCLNIKNNLFKRWKI, from the coding sequence GTGAAAATCATAGTAGGAATTAGCGGCGCAAGTAGCGTTCATCTTGGCATAAGAGCAGCAAATGAAATCTTAGCTGCTGGGCACGAAGTCTGCGCTATAATAAGCGATGGCGCAAGAGTAACATTTAAGAGTGAAAAAGCGTGGGAGTATTTGGGGAATTCTAGAATTCCTAAGGAAAATCTAGGGAATTCTAGAATTCTTAATGACAATCTAGGGAATTCTAGAATTCCTAATGAAAACTTCTTGCAAATTGAAGAGTTTTTGCATGAAAAAATAGATATCCAAAGCAATATGAGCGACGCCGCAGCTAGTGGGAGCAGCGGCTATGAGGCGATGATAATAGCCCCTTGTAGCTCAAACACCCTAGCAAAAGTAGCTGCTGGAATCTGCGATAATCTACTTTTAAGGGCTGCTGCTGTCATGCTAAAAGAGCAAAGAAAGCTAATCATCGCCCCAAGAGAAATGCCCTTTTCGCCGCTGTCTATAAAGCATATGAGCGAGCTAAGCGGCCTTGGCGTGATGTTTGCGCCGCCTATGATAGCGCATTATAGCAAGCCTTTAAGCCTAAATGATGCTGAGAATTTCATTATTGGCAAGTGGCTTGATTGCTTAAATATAAAAAATAATTTATTTAAAAGGTGGAAAATATGA
- the rplT gene encoding 50S ribosomal protein L20, whose product MARVKTGVVRRRRHKKVLKLARGFFSARHKHFRKAKEQLERSLVYAFRDRKAKKRDFRRLWIIRINAGCRLNDISYSRFMNGLKKANIELDRKVLANLAMSDAAAFAKVVELAKKAL is encoded by the coding sequence ATGGCAAGAGTTAAAACAGGCGTAGTTCGCCGTAGAAGACACAAAAAAGTCTTAAAATTAGCGCGTGGATTTTTCAGCGCACGCCACAAACATTTTAGAAAAGCAAAAGAGCAATTAGAGCGCTCATTAGTCTATGCCTTCCGTGACAGAAAGGCTAAAAAGCGTGATTTCCGCCGTCTTTGGATCATCCGTATCAATGCTGGATGCCGCCTAAATGATATTAGCTACTCTCGTTTTATGAACGGGCTTAAAAAAGCAAATATCGAGCTAGACCGCAAAGTGCTTGCAAACCTAGCTATGAGCGATGCAGCCGCATTTGCTAAAGTCGTAGAGCTAGCAAAAAAAGCTCTATAA
- a CDS encoding glutathionylspermidine synthase family protein: MKIQQIAPLKNDYLESIGFAWHSDIDGSRYVPGELVEVSSEECERYYEAANELYDMFVAAAQHVIDNNLFHELGIPYNLVNLIKASWENDVHWHLYGRFDFAGGIDGKPIKLLEFNADTPTAVFETAILQWAMLKQNGLDESAQFNDLFDGLVENFKRLLTLDDDTSGFEDMLAQNDFKILFTCLEGSVEDEQTTRLLQAAATHAGYKTRFAYIHEIAFDDENGVFMEGENYEFLFKLIPWESIAIEEGELALRLENIIANQKAIILNPAYTLLFQSKGIMKILWDLYPNHPLLLESSYEPLSGKTCVKKPFLAREGANVSVLGANGEILAQNDGEYGNQKFLYQEYTELPQDAKGQKYQAGVFFAFEGCALGFRKGGEIIDNYSKFVGHIIV; the protein is encoded by the coding sequence ATGAAAATACAACAAATTGCACCACTTAAAAATGATTATTTAGAAAGCATAGGCTTTGCGTGGCATAGCGACATTGACGGCAGCCGCTATGTGCCTGGCGAGCTTGTAGAGGTTAGTAGCGAAGAGTGCGAACGCTACTACGAGGCAGCAAATGAGCTTTATGATATGTTTGTAGCCGCAGCCCAGCATGTGATAGATAATAATCTTTTTCACGAACTAGGAATTCCATATAACCTAGTAAATTTAATAAAAGCAAGCTGGGAAAATGATGTTCACTGGCATTTATATGGTCGTTTTGATTTTGCTGGCGGCATCGATGGTAAGCCTATAAAACTACTTGAGTTTAATGCTGATACGCCAACGGCTGTCTTTGAGACTGCGATTTTACAATGGGCGATGCTAAAGCAAAATGGACTTGATGAGAGTGCGCAGTTTAATGACTTATTTGACGGATTAGTTGAAAACTTCAAAAGACTACTAACGCTTGATGATGATACTAGCGGCTTTGAGGATATGCTAGCGCAAAATGATTTTAAGATTCTCTTTACTTGCTTGGAGGGCAGCGTCGAAGACGAGCAGACTACTAGATTGCTTCAAGCAGCAGCCACGCACGCTGGGTATAAAACTCGCTTTGCTTATATCCATGAAATCGCCTTTGATGATGAAAATGGCGTGTTTATGGAGGGCGAAAATTATGAGTTTTTATTTAAACTTATTCCTTGGGAGAGCATAGCTATTGAAGAAGGCGAGCTAGCCTTGAGACTAGAAAATATAATCGCAAACCAAAAAGCAATCATACTAAATCCTGCTTATACTCTGCTATTTCAAAGCAAGGGCATAATGAAGATTTTGTGGGATCTCTACCCAAATCATCCCTTGCTTTTAGAAAGCTCTTATGAGCCACTTTCTGGTAAAACCTGCGTAAAAAAACCATTTTTAGCAAGAGAGGGTGCTAATGTAAGTGTGCTGGGCGCAAATGGAGAAATACTAGCGCAAAATGATGGAGAATACGGCAATCAAAAGTTTTTATACCAAGAATACACCGAGTTACCACAAGACGCAAAAGGGCAAAAGTATCAAGCAGGCGTGTTTTTTGCCTTTGAGGGCTGTGCCTTAGGCTTTCGCAAAGGCGGAGAAATCATAGATAATTACTCAAAGTTTGTAGGGCATATAATAGTGTGA
- a CDS encoding GDSL-type esterase/lipase family protein — MKKLLLLCLGLCALCAEPKVLIFGDSNTFGTTDNQGGAHDENKLYWAIASKALNKKADIRVNALPGRTIGLDFPSEHFNGFKALKETLRAERADILVVMLGTNDLLIGAKPDMAAEAFSNFITYAKKQGIKSLLIIAPPLLDFGDEKGAEVLKSYSLAFNDELRKIANENNAFFIDAIKIIGKAKEKDGVHLSQEDHAKLAPAVANWLNEILKKY; from the coding sequence ATGAAAAAACTACTACTACTTTGCCTTGGGCTTTGTGCGCTTTGTGCCGAGCCAAAAGTGCTTATTTTTGGCGATTCAAACACCTTTGGCACTACTGATAATCAAGGTGGCGCGCACGATGAGAACAAGCTATATTGGGCTATTGCTTCAAAAGCTCTAAATAAAAAAGCTGATATTAGGGTAAATGCGCTGCCAGGTCGCACGATAGGGCTTGATTTTCCTAGCGAGCATTTTAACGGCTTTAAGGCTCTAAAAGAGACTTTAAGGGCTGAGAGAGCCGATATTTTAGTCGTTATGCTAGGCACAAATGACCTTTTAATCGGCGCAAAGCCAGATATGGCAGCAGAGGCTTTTAGCAATTTTATCACTTATGCTAAAAAACAAGGCATAAAAAGCCTACTTATCATCGCTCCGCCTTTGCTAGATTTTGGCGATGAAAAGGGTGCAGAGGTGCTAAAATCATACTCTTTGGCCTTTAACGATGAGCTAAGAAAAATCGCAAATGAAAATAACGCATTTTTTATAGACGCTATAAAAATCATAGGCAAAGCTAAGGAAAAAGACGGCGTTCATTTAAGCCAAGAAGACCACGCAAAGCTAGCACCAGCAGTCGCTAACTGGCTAAATGAAATCTTGAAAAAATACTAG
- a CDS encoding FlxA-like family protein produces MEIQNNLSNASNITVSKPSRENLGDDEKTGLERVSEAIEQGRQMREAISGDDEDDKKESSAGSGGTSELAKSIEKMIKVLEKQIKALMSQLSKTDDMEQKQALQSQINALQSQVMKMQAQLLELGGDVLSIEA; encoded by the coding sequence ATGGAAATACAAAATAATCTCTCAAATGCAAGCAACATCACAGTATCAAAACCTAGTAGAGAAAACCTTGGCGATGATGAGAAAACTGGCTTAGAGCGAGTAAGCGAAGCCATAGAACAAGGCAGACAAATGCGTGAAGCTATAAGTGGCGATGATGAAGATGATAAAAAAGAAAGTAGCGCAGGTAGTGGTGGAACGAGCGAGCTTGCTAAGAGCATAGAAAAAATGATAAAAGTCCTTGAAAAGCAAATAAAAGCTCTAATGAGCCAGCTTAGCAAAACTGATGATATGGAGCAAAAACAAGCCTTACAAAGCCAGATTAACGCCTTACAATCGCAAGTGATGAAAATGCAAGCCCAGCTACTAGAGCTTGGCGGCGATGTGCTAAGTATAGAAGCCTAA
- a CDS encoding thioredoxin domain-containing protein: protein MKKIFFALIASFALSSAVFGAKYKELPDNIQFQNAHGSVIEVFSYGCIHCYNHHKARTLANAKKLGASVEVWQVEQMAPFGADFAKILAFAGAIDTKNETAITDESSMTKSIMDAYFEATFVIRASFKSADEFYAPALAIFEKAGHIVSINDIQNYSQSDAGKAYLARSAQGLEVAKIVGTPAFVVNGKYVLENSQIKSEEDFTNIVKELLAK, encoded by the coding sequence ATGAAAAAAATATTTTTTGCGCTAATTGCTAGTTTTGCACTCTCTAGCGCAGTTTTTGGGGCTAAATATAAAGAGCTGCCTGATAATATCCAGTTTCAAAACGCTCATGGCAGCGTAATAGAGGTCTTTAGCTATGGTTGCATTCACTGCTATAATCATCACAAAGCCCGCACTCTAGCAAATGCTAAGAAGCTTGGTGCTAGCGTGGAGGTGTGGCAAGTGGAGCAAATGGCGCCTTTTGGAGCTGATTTTGCTAAGATTTTGGCTTTTGCAGGGGCTATAGATACTAAAAATGAAACTGCTATCACAGATGAGAGCAGCATGACAAAGAGCATTATGGATGCGTATTTTGAGGCGACTTTTGTGATTAGAGCAAGTTTTAAGAGTGCTGATGAGTTCTACGCACCAGCTCTTGCTATCTTTGAAAAAGCTGGGCATATAGTAAGCATAAATGATATCCAAAACTACAGCCAAAGCGACGCTGGCAAAGCGTATCTAGCAAGAAGTGCCCAGGGGCTAGAAGTAGCTAAAATCGTAGGCACGCCAGCCTTTGTGGTAAATGGCAAATATGTGCTAGAAAATAGCCAGATAAAAAGCGAAGAGGATTTTACAAATATAGTAAAAGAACTGCTAGCAAAATAG
- a CDS encoding peptidase associated/transthyretin-like domain-containing protein, which produces MLKQFFALSAVIAVFSGCATINKQEYAQEIEIRSLPSNATLELVDHTSGERKVLGKTPISIDIKKEGGFMKSRRYSIILAKEGYKTREFALDADVNGYYSWGNLLGPSIIGWAIVDPVTGAMWEYKAAKAEYVINTEGGIEVMLEDDVAAQKALRKKK; this is translated from the coding sequence ATGTTAAAGCAATTTTTCGCACTAAGCGCAGTTATCGCAGTTTTTAGCGGCTGTGCTACTATAAATAAGCAAGAATACGCCCAAGAAATAGAAATCCGCAGCCTACCTAGCAACGCAACACTTGAACTAGTAGACCACACAAGCGGCGAGCGCAAGGTGCTAGGCAAAACCCCTATTAGCATAGATATCAAAAAAGAAGGCGGCTTCATGAAAAGCCGTCGCTACAGCATAATACTCGCAAAAGAAGGCTACAAAACAAGAGAGTTTGCGCTAGATGCTGATGTAAACGGCTACTACTCGTGGGGCAATCTACTAGGCCCTAGCATCATCGGCTGGGCTATCGTAGACCCTGTAACTGGTGCTATGTGGGAGTATAAAGCCGCAAAAGCCGAGTATGTAATAAACACAGAAGGCGGCATCGAAGTCATGTTAGAAGACGATGTAGCCGCACAAAAAGCCCTTCGCAAGAAAAAATAA
- a CDS encoding class I SAM-dependent methyltransferase, which translates to MSNTNSLVGGGVSLEHINALNNNIIAVYKEVNFIKTLLLKNSNINNIFDTIYETNAWGNGSGSGSKESLNVEYVSFLQDFFKKFNIKTISDVGCGDWQFSKNIDFSGISYTGYDVANFVITRNLKNFLAHNINFICYDGDFDKVKDADLLICKDVLQHLDNDKISHFIANLPRFKYALIANDLLDSPSLNAQINTGQYRPLDLRKEPFNLSCEPVFWIKRMPKEPDICVMLWQNNK; encoded by the coding sequence ATGTCAAATACAAATAGTTTAGTGGGGGGGGGTGTTAGCTTAGAGCATATAAATGCGCTAAATAACAACATTATAGCAGTTTATAAAGAAGTTAATTTTATAAAAACTTTGCTTTTAAAAAACTCAAATATTAATAATATTTTTGATACCATTTACGAAACAAATGCTTGGGGCAATGGTAGCGGAAGCGGTAGCAAAGAAAGTTTAAATGTCGAATATGTATCATTTTTACAAGATTTTTTTAAGAAATTCAATATAAAAACTATAAGTGATGTAGGTTGTGGTGACTGGCAATTTAGCAAAAACATAGATTTTAGCGGTATTTCTTATACAGGATATGATGTAGCAAACTTCGTAATTACAAGAAATTTAAAAAACTTCTTGGCTCATAATATAAACTTTATTTGTTACGATGGAGATTTTGATAAAGTTAAGGACGCAGATTTGCTAATTTGTAAAGATGTTTTACAACATTTAGATAATGATAAGATTTCACATTTTATCGCAAATTTGCCACGCTTTAAATACGCTTTGATAGCAAATGATTTGCTTGACTCGCCTAGCTTAAACGCTCAAATCAACACAGGTCAATACAGACCACTTGATTTGCGAAAAGAACCTTTTAATCTATCTTGCGAGCCTGTTTTTTGGATAAAAAGAATGCCAAAAGAACCTGATATTTGCGTAATGCTCTGGCAAAATAACAAATAA
- a CDS encoding nicotinate phosphoribosyltransferase, with product MNPILNTDSYKLSHYLQYPPELKFISSYIESRGGRWNRVIFYGLQAFLKAYLSQKITADDIKEAKEFAAPHGLPFNEKGWEYILKEHGGALPLRIEAVAEGSVVPTENVLVQMQNTDANVPWLVGWVETALLRAIWYPVAVATNSYFCKELISRFLSETGSPSEIDFKLHDFGARGVSSFESAGIGGSAHLLNFKGSDTISGALFARQFYGADMAAFSIPASEHSTMTAWGKERENLAYANMSERFGDSVFACVIDSYNIENAILEWSKLMPSIKERGGRVVLRPDSGNPVAMAILCIERLIELVGARKNEKGYLVLPDFVRVIYGDGIELERIGDILSELKMRGISSDNIAFGMGGALLQHLSRDTLRFAMKASAVSKDGINWQNIAKEPISDPSKHSKPGRLALVRDGKHWKTIRLDELASEQNQLVPVFENGKILREYNFEEIRARISNG from the coding sequence ATGAATCCTATCCTAAACACAGATAGTTACAAACTCTCGCACTACTTACAATACCCACCAGAGCTAAAATTTATTAGCTCATACATTGAAAGCCGTGGTGGTAGGTGGAATAGGGTGATTTTTTATGGTTTGCAGGCTTTTTTAAAGGCGTATTTGAGCCAAAAAATCACCGCTGATGATATAAAAGAAGCAAAAGAGTTTGCCGCCCCACATGGTCTGCCTTTTAATGAAAAAGGCTGGGAATATATACTAAAAGAACACGGCGGTGCCCTGCCGCTTCGCATAGAAGCAGTAGCTGAGGGCTCTGTTGTGCCTACTGAAAATGTCCTAGTTCAGATGCAAAACACAGACGCAAATGTGCCTTGGCTTGTTGGCTGGGTGGAGACTGCGCTACTTAGAGCCATTTGGTATCCAGTAGCAGTAGCTACAAATAGCTATTTTTGTAAAGAGCTAATAAGCCGTTTTCTAAGCGAGACTGGCTCGCCAAGCGAGATTGATTTTAAGCTACATGATTTTGGGGCTAGGGGAGTTTCTAGCTTTGAGAGTGCTGGCATTGGCGGCTCAGCTCATTTGCTAAATTTCAAAGGATCAGATACGATTTCAGGTGCTTTGTTTGCTAGGCAGTTTTATGGGGCAGATATGGCTGCTTTTAGCATACCAGCTAGCGAGCACTCTACCATGACAGCATGGGGCAAAGAGCGTGAAAATCTAGCTTATGCGAACATGAGCGAGCGTTTTGGAGATAGTGTTTTTGCCTGTGTGATTGATAGCTACAATATAGAAAATGCGATTTTAGAGTGGAGCAAGCTCATGCCAAGCATAAAAGAGCGTGGCGGCAGAGTCGTCCTTCGCCCTGATAGTGGCAATCCAGTAGCTATGGCTATACTTTGTATTGAAAGGCTTATTGAGCTAGTTGGGGCTAGAAAAAATGAAAAAGGCTATCTTGTTTTGCCTGATTTTGTGCGTGTTATATATGGCGATGGCATTGAGCTTGAGCGCATTGGAGATATTTTAAGCGAGCTTAAAATGCGTGGCATTAGTAGCGATAATATCGCTTTTGGTATGGGTGGGGCTTTATTACAGCACCTTAGCCGTGATACTCTGCGCTTTGCTATGAAAGCCTCAGCTGTCTCAAAAGACGGCATAAACTGGCAAAATATAGCAAAAGAGCCTATAAGTGATCCAAGCAAACACTCTAAGCCAGGCCGCCTAGCCCTCGTGCGTGATGGTAAGCACTGGAAAACCATACGCTTAGATGAGCTAGCAAGCGAGCAAAATCAGCTTGTGCCAGTATTTGAAAACGGCAAAATACTGCGCGAATATAACTTTGAAGAGATTAGAGCTCGCATATCAAACGGCTAA
- a CDS encoding D-2-hydroxyacid dehydrogenase, which yields MSEKLKVVLLDRDTLGPDSDVSIFREFGEFTSYGITRYKERAERAKDADIIITNKVLMDRELLSGSKIKLIALTATGMNNVDLEAAKELGIVVKNVAGYSTNSVAQQCFANLLALLNHTAYYNEYCTSKNGWAGSELFAHLNLPIRELAGKSFCVVGLGDIGKAVAKIAAAFGCEVCYYSTSGKNDNKEWRQVDFETALKCDIISIHAPLNEKTKGLFGAKEIAKLKTGAILANYGRGGIVDEQAIADEIDRREIYFASDVLEREPMRENHPFLKVIRKDRLSLSPHIAWASVEARKTLMELVAQNIRTFIKERK from the coding sequence ATGAGTGAAAAACTAAAAGTAGTTTTGCTTGATCGTGATACGCTAGGGCCTGATAGCGATGTGAGCATTTTTAGAGAGTTTGGCGAGTTTACTAGCTATGGAATTACTAGATATAAAGAGCGAGCCGAGCGTGCAAAAGACGCTGATATCATCATCACAAATAAAGTACTGATGGATAGAGAGCTATTAAGCGGTAGCAAAATCAAGCTTATTGCGCTAACAGCAACTGGGATGAATAATGTAGACTTAGAGGCAGCCAAAGAGCTAGGAATTGTGGTAAAAAATGTAGCAGGATATTCTACAAATAGCGTGGCGCAACAATGCTTTGCTAATCTTCTTGCCCTGCTTAATCACACGGCTTATTATAATGAGTATTGCACTAGCAAAAACGGCTGGGCTGGATCTGAGCTTTTTGCGCATTTAAACCTACCGATTCGTGAACTTGCTGGCAAGAGCTTTTGCGTGGTGGGGCTTGGCGATATCGGTAAAGCAGTGGCAAAGATAGCCGCTGCCTTTGGCTGTGAGGTGTGCTACTACTCAACATCAGGCAAAAACGATAATAAAGAGTGGCGACAAGTGGATTTTGAGACTGCGCTAAAATGCGATATAATCAGCATTCACGCTCCGCTAAACGAAAAGACAAAAGGGCTTTTTGGCGCAAAAGAAATCGCTAAGCTAAAAACCGGCGCAATTTTAGCAAACTACGGCCGTGGCGGTATCGTAGATGAGCAGGCGATCGCCGATGAGATCGATAGGCGTGAGATTTACTTTGCTAGTGATGTGCTTGAGCGTGAGCCGATGAGGGAGAATCATCCCTTTTTAAAAGTCATTCGCAAAGACAGACTTAGCCTTAGCCCACATATCGCTTGGGCTAGCGTAGAGGCTAGAAAAACGTTAATGGAACTAGTGGCTCAGAACATCCGCACATTTATAAAGGAGAGAAAATGA
- a CDS encoding NAD(P)-dependent alcohol dehydrogenase — protein sequence MSDFKNVKAGERVPFKSYAVADKNAKFKLWQGSRHAMGEHDIIIEIKYCGICHSDIHSAKSEWHEGIYPMVPGHEIAGQVVAVGSKVTKFKVGDFAGVGCMVNGKCGCPACSADMEQYCEEGKTVFTYDCADIYHGGEPTYGGYSDNIVVRDEFAVTVPSSADLARVAPLLCAGITTYSPLKRFGIRPGHKVAIAGFGGLGLMGAKYALAMGAEVSIFARNRKKEKIAKELGCKALYDSTDARAIGERFDFILCTIPANYDLSAYVRLLKHGGEFCVVGLPPLGERPSMDVAELVFAGQKKLSGSCIGSMKETQEMLDFSLKAGILPEIQVVKANQIDWVYEQLLSGAGDFRYVIDMSTL from the coding sequence ATGAGTGATTTTAAAAATGTAAAAGCTGGCGAGCGTGTGCCTTTTAAAAGCTATGCTGTGGCTGATAAAAACGCAAAGTTTAAGCTTTGGCAAGGTAGTCGTCATGCTATGGGCGAACACGATATAATAATAGAAATCAAATACTGCGGCATCTGCCACAGCGACATCCACAGCGCAAAAAGCGAGTGGCACGAGGGCATCTATCCTATGGTGCCAGGACATGAGATAGCTGGGCAGGTTGTAGCTGTGGGCTCAAAAGTAACGAAGTTTAAAGTAGGCGATTTTGCTGGAGTTGGCTGCATGGTAAATGGTAAATGCGGCTGTCCAGCATGCTCTGCTGACATGGAGCAGTACTGCGAGGAGGGCAAAACAGTCTTTACCTATGACTGCGCTGATATCTACCACGGAGGCGAGCCTACATATGGTGGATATAGCGATAATATCGTCGTTCGTGATGAGTTTGCCGTAACTGTGCCAAGCAGTGCTGATCTAGCCAGAGTTGCGCCGCTGCTTTGCGCTGGGATCACGACATACTCGCCGCTAAAACGCTTTGGCATCCGCCCTGGGCACAAAGTAGCGATCGCTGGCTTTGGCGGACTTGGGCTAATGGGCGCAAAATACGCACTGGCAATGGGTGCTGAGGTTAGTATCTTTGCTAGAAATCGCAAAAAAGAAAAAATCGCAAAAGAGCTGGGCTGTAAGGCTCTATATGACAGCACAGACGCTAGGGCCATAGGCGAGCGTTTTGATTTTATACTTTGTACGATTCCTGCAAATTATGATTTGAGTGCTTATGTTAGGCTTTTAAAACACGGCGGAGAGTTTTGCGTGGTGGGCTTACCACCGCTTGGAGAGCGTCCTAGTATGGATGTGGCTGAGCTTGTTTTTGCTGGGCAAAAGAAGCTCTCAGGCTCGTGTATAGGCTCTATGAAAGAGACCCAAGAAATGCTTGATTTTTCTTTAAAAGCAGGGATATTGCCAGAAATACAAGTGGTTAAGGCAAATCAAATTGACTGGGTTTATGAGCAATTACTAAGCGGTGCTGGCGATTTTCGCTATGTAATTGATATGAGTACATTATAA